A DNA window from Oncorhynchus tshawytscha isolate Ot180627B linkage group LG13, Otsh_v2.0, whole genome shotgun sequence contains the following coding sequences:
- the LOC112265499 gene encoding mitochondrial uncoupling protein 2, with amino-acid sequence MAGVKPTDLAPTAAVKFFGAGTAACFADLITFPLDTAKVRLQIQGESKSSEGKMVVKYRGVFGTINTMVKTEGPRSLYNGLVAGLQRQMSFASVRIGLYDSMKQFYTRGTDNAGIGSRLMAGCTTGALAVAFAQPTDVVKVRFQAQVRGAEAEGVKRYSGTMDAYRTIARTEGIRGLWKGCGPNITRNAIVNCSELVTYDIIKELILQYNIMTDNLPCHFTAAFSAGFITTIVASPVDVVKTRFMNSTAGKYNSAINCAVTMMRNEGPKAFYKGFMPSFLRLASWNIVMFVTYEQIKKHVMRAQQSWESPI; translated from the exons ATGGCTGGAGTGAAGCCCACAGACTTGGCCCCTACAGCTGCTGTTAAGTTCTTTGGCGCTGGAACTGCAGCCTGTTTTGCTGACCTGATCACCTTCCCTTTGGACACAGCTAAAGTTAGGCTGCAG ATCCAGGGCGAGTCCAAGTCCTCTGAAGGGAAGATGGTGGTGAAGTACAGAGGTGTGTTTGGCACCATCAACACCATGGTGAAGACAGAGGGGCCCAGGAGCCTCTACAATGGCCTGGTGGCAGGTCTCCAGAGACAGATGAGCTTTGCCTCGGTCCGCATCGGCCTCTATGACTCCATGAAGCAGTTCTACACCCGGGGAACAGACA ATGCAGGCATTGGGAGTCGGCTGATGGCAGGCTGTACGACCGGGGCATTGGCAGTAGCCTTTGCTCAGCCAACAGATGTGGTGAAAGTGCGGTTCCAGGCTCAAGTCAGGGGAGCAGAAGCGGAGGGGGTGAAGAGATATAGCGGCACCATGGATGCCTACAGGACAATCGCCAGGACTGAGGGCATCAGAGGGCtctggaaag gTTGTGGCCCAAACATAACTCGTAACGCCATAGTGAACTGTTCGGAGCTGGTGACTTATGACATCATCAAGGAACTTATCCTGCAGTATAACATCATGACTG ATAACCTGCCCTGCCATTTCACAGCAGCCTTCAGTGCTGGTTTCATCACCACTATTGTGGCGTCTCCTGTAGATGTAGTGAAGACCCGGTTCATGAACTCTACAGCTGGAAAATACAACAGTGCTATTAACTGTGCTGTTACGATGATGAGAAATGAGGGACCCAAAGCCTTCTATAAAGG gttCATGCCTTCTTTCCTTCGTCTTGCCTCCTGGAACATCGTAATGTTTGTCACATATGAGCAAATCAAGAAACACGTGATGAGAGCACAGCAGTCCTGGgagtctcctatctaa